The Petrotoga sibirica DSM 13575 DNA window ACACGTATGGTTGAGGGCCATATGAGTATTTACACTCGTGCGGGTTCAAGTCCCGCCCCCGGCACCAAGATAAAGGATCGTGCTTTACGATCCTTTTTTAAATTATTTTTATTATATTTCTTGATTGACAATCTCACTTCTAATTTCTATCTACTGGGGGTAAAAGTATAGAAAAGAAATCTGAGGTTAACTTTCCTTTTTTTATTGAATTATTTATTGCCTTTTCTTTGTTATTAGCACTTTCCTACTTAAATAAAGTCTTGGTATTAATAGGCTATTTTTTGTTTCTTTTTCTTTTAAAACTCTTTGAAAAAGATAAATTAAAAGTCTTTTTAATCGGTGTTTTGTTGTTTCCTGCCTTGTTATACATTCCCATCAATCTCAATTCAGAAGTGGGTATTTTGGGAAAAATTATAGACAAAAGAGGAAATTATTATACGGTATTTTCAAAAAAAATCTATTATGAAAATCAATGGCAGAATTATAGGAATTATTATAAATTTTACTACCGTGAATTCAGCACGGTTCCCATCACCACGGGCAAAAACGTTTACATATATGGAACAATTGAAAACGATTTTCTTAGAGCTGAATATATGGCTCCTGCTAACAACAACTCGATTATGAAGGTAAAAGATCTTGCAACCAATAGATTGTCTGAAAACATAGAAAATAATGAGGCACTTGATATATTGACGAGCTCTTTTATGGGTAATATACGGGATAAAGAGGTATTTCAAAAAACAGGGACTTTGCATCTATTTGCCGTTTCAGGTATGCACGTTTACATAATTTACTCAATGATCAGCTTCTTTCTAAACTTTTTTATCTTGAAAAGAAACCTAAGACTCATTTTATACTCTACTATCATCACTTTTTATTTGATTTTTACCGGATTCACCCCAAGTTCTGTACGGGCTGTATTGCTTTTAATCACCTTGAACTTATTCAGACTTTTCGATGTCCCTGTTAGCTCCTTCAACATTTTAGGATTAATAGGATATCTCAACCTTTTGTTCATTCCTAATAATCTTATGAACGTTAGTTTTCAAATGAGTTATGCAGCGACTTTTATGATTTTATTTACAATGAACTATGTAGAAAATCAATATTTTAGATCTTTATCTGTCCCCATAGCGGCATATGTTGGTATATTTCCTATAGCTCTGATACACTTTGGAGAAATTTCTTTGACTGGACTTTTCATAACGCCTATTCTAACACCTGCTATTTCATTATTAATCTTATGTAGTATTTTATCAATATTGTTGCCTTTCAATTTTGTTCATTTTTTTTCAACTTTTTTTGCTTTGTCACTAAAAAATTTCGTAAATCTTTTTACCTTTTGGGAACCAATTGAATTTAGTTCTTTATTTATTCCCTTATTTTTATGGAGCTTGATCTTTTTGCTATATGTATGGCTTCTTCAAAGTAAACAAAAAAGGCCCCAATTTAATAGAGGCCCTTAATTTTGAATTATACTTGTTTACATTGGAGGGTCTTCATCTAAAAGATCTTCGATCTCTGATTGATCAGAAAATTCAATTTTTACAATCCATCCTTTATTTTCGGCGTCTTCGTTTATTATTTCTGGCTTGTCTTCAAGATCTTTGTTAACTTCAACGATTTTCCCACTTAAAGGTACATATATATCTTCTGCTGACTTTACAGATTCTATGGTGCACAGGACTTCACCTTTTTTTACTTCTTTTCCAACTTCTGGTAATTCAACGTAGGTAACATCACCCAATTCTTCAGCAGCCTTTGAAGAAATTCCGACAGTTGCTATGTTCCCTTCTATTGTTACACATTCATGGGTAAGTGCGTATTTCTTCATAATACTTGACTCCTCCTTTTAATTTGTAATTTTTTGTTGTCTTTAGAAATTAAAAAAGTTGCTATAGCGCCTTTCCCCCGCATCCCACCCAGGTTATTAGTTAACTAATAACCTGCTTTTTTTACAGCTCTGATTACTCCAACGGTTATTAATACCGCTATAATAATCTCTGGGATACCGTTTGTTAGGCCTATACCTAACATTACCCCACCTACCGCTTCCCTTGCTACTCCCATAGCGGTAGCTATCCTGTCAGCAAATAAGAGATACATCATACTTAAAACACCTACGGTGTTAGTCAAAGTTCCTAAAGCAGCACCTACACCAACAGATACGCTATTTCTCCACTTTGAAACTTTTTCTTTATTACTCGAGAAAAGTTCAAATACTAACCTGTATGAATAATATGAAACTAAACCAATCAGTATTCTTGGTAATACAGAAACTAACGGATTAATAAAAGCAAAAGACAGTATGTTTGGTCTTAAAAGTGCTTGAATTATGCTAGACACCCCAAATATCAATCCTATGATCATTCCTGCCACAGGTCCCTCCAATATTGCCCCAATTATAACTGGAATATGCATAGTTGTGGCATTTGCTGGGGGAATGGGAATAAACCCCAATGGAGTAAATCCTAGAACAAAAGAAATACCAGATAACAACGATATAGTCACCAAGCGCTTGGTTCTTACTTTCATGTTTTTCCTCCTCGTATAATATGTA harbors:
- a CDS encoding ComEC/Rec2 family competence protein; this translates as MFLFLLKLFEKDKLKVFLIGVLLFPALLYIPINLNSEVGILGKIIDKRGNYYTVFSKKIYYENQWQNYRNYYKFYYREFSTVPITTGKNVYIYGTIENDFLRAEYMAPANNNSIMKVKDLATNRLSENIENNEALDILTSSFMGNIRDKEVFQKTGTLHLFAVSGMHVYIIYSMISFFLNFFILKRNLRLILYSTIITFYLIFTGFTPSSVRAVLLLITLNLFRLFDVPVSSFNILGLIGYLNLLFIPNNLMNVSFQMSYAATFMILFTMNYVENQYFRSLSVPIAAYVGIFPIALIHFGEISLTGLFITPILTPAISLLILCSILSILLPFNFVHFFSTFFALSLKNFVNLFTFWEPIEFSSLFIPLFLWSLIFLLYVWLLQSKQKRPQFNRGP
- the gcvH gene encoding glycine cleavage system protein GcvH, whose translation is MKKYALTHECVTIEGNIATVGISSKAAEELGDVTYVELPEVGKEVKKGEVLCTIESVKSAEDIYVPLSGKIVEVNKDLEDKPEIINEDAENKGWIVKIEFSDQSEIEDLLDEDPPM
- a CDS encoding ECF transporter S component, with the translated sequence MKVRTKRLVTISLLSGISFVLGFTPLGFIPIPPANATTMHIPVIIGAILEGPVAGMIIGLIFGVSSIIQALLRPNILSFAFINPLVSVLPRILIGLVSYYSYRLVFELFSSNKEKVSKWRNSVSVGVGAALGTLTNTVGVLSMMYLLFADRIATAMGVAREAVGGVMLGIGLTNGIPEIIIAVLITVGVIRAVKKAGY